Proteins encoded within one genomic window of Corynebacterium aurimucosum:
- a CDS encoding acyl-CoA thioesterase encodes MSPTMPPSSSEEKKLVPTGKSPSITLRFMAAPTDLTIAGAQGIGGGRVLEWIDKAAYACAVQWSGTYCVTAYVGHIHFTRPIPSGHLVEVRSRIAMTGRSSMHIVNEVLSADPRDGIFTRACDCLVIFVAKDTETGKSVAVPPLIPGTTEHQRVWEAAESRIELRQAIEAEMEKQTYDGPSDAPRMVNRFLAKPTDVNWGGNVHGGTAMEWIDEAGAACTMEWSGEHTVAVYAGGIRFYRPIHIGDLIEVDARMMRTDTRSMQMSVHVRSGNPRGGREQLETAIHATVSYMAMDADWQPLAARQFTPRTEEDKRLWEHAGILRGLRGKYSPKPLVVAPQHQHVD; translated from the coding sequence GCCCCGACAGATCTCACTATCGCCGGCGCCCAAGGCATCGGCGGCGGCCGCGTTCTGGAGTGGATCGATAAGGCCGCCTATGCGTGCGCGGTCCAGTGGTCGGGCACCTACTGCGTGACAGCCTACGTGGGCCATATTCACTTCACTCGCCCAATCCCTTCGGGCCACTTGGTGGAGGTGCGCTCACGAATCGCGATGACTGGGCGATCCTCCATGCACATCGTCAACGAGGTGCTCTCCGCCGATCCGCGTGATGGTATCTTTACCCGCGCCTGCGACTGCCTGGTCATCTTCGTAGCTAAGGACACCGAGACCGGAAAGTCGGTGGCTGTTCCGCCGCTGATTCCGGGCACCACTGAGCACCAGCGTGTGTGGGAGGCTGCAGAATCCCGCATCGAGCTGCGCCAGGCCATCGAAGCGGAAATGGAAAAGCAGACTTATGATGGCCCTTCCGATGCACCCCGAATGGTAAACCGCTTCTTGGCTAAGCCCACCGATGTCAATTGGGGCGGCAACGTTCACGGCGGAACGGCCATGGAATGGATTGATGAGGCCGGCGCTGCCTGCACTATGGAATGGTCGGGTGAGCACACCGTCGCGGTCTATGCCGGTGGTATTCGCTTCTACCGGCCCATTCACATTGGAGACCTCATCGAAGTGGATGCCCGCATGATGCGCACGGATACCCGCTCGATGCAGATGTCGGTCCACGTGCGCTCGGGCAACCCGCGCGGTGGCCGCGAGCAATTGGAAACCGCCATCCACGCCACCGTCTCCTACATGGCGATGGACGCCGACTGGCAGCCGCTAGCTGCCCGCCAGTTCACTCCACGCACCGAAGAGGATAAGCGCCTCTGGGAGCACGCCGGCATTCTTCGTGGCCTGCGTGGCAAGTACTCCCCGAAGCCGCTGGTGGTGGCACCACAGCACCAGCACGTAGATTAG
- a CDS encoding 3-oxoacyl-ACP reductase, protein MPHVTFAEKLIISPLAAKAGVPQGYPLRRHKVGEPALDGPIVIGGQGRIADFLRSQLAVDYQVINSSAEAKRAALVFDATGLDTPEQLRELYDFFNPQMRNLLPCARLVVVGTTPEAADTIDARISARALEGFTRSLAKEMRKGGTVNLVWVDPAATAEVESTVRFFLSGKSAFVDGQVVRVSAQGQVPSGHSRHSSGTQNWEQPLDGRLAVVTGADRGIGATIAEVLARDGASVICIDVPQASEHLAKTANKVKGTALPLDVTDPQAADKIAQHAQERHGRAIDVIVHNAGITRDKLMANMNEGQWDAVLAVNLLAPVRITENLLESGSLAPGAAVVGVSSMAGISGNRGQTNYATTKAGIIGLVDALRPVLAENGSTINAVAPGFIETAMTAAMPTGPREIGRRLNSLQQGGLPVDVAETVAFFASPASAAVSGNTVRVCGQNLMGA, encoded by the coding sequence ATGCCGCACGTCACATTTGCTGAGAAGCTCATCATCTCACCGCTCGCCGCCAAAGCAGGAGTACCGCAGGGGTACCCCCTGCGCCGCCACAAGGTAGGGGAACCGGCGCTCGATGGTCCCATTGTCATCGGCGGTCAGGGGCGCATCGCAGACTTCTTGCGCTCCCAGCTAGCCGTGGACTACCAGGTCATCAACTCTTCGGCAGAGGCGAAGCGCGCTGCCCTCGTTTTTGACGCCACCGGCCTAGACACCCCTGAACAGCTGCGTGAGCTTTATGACTTCTTCAACCCCCAGATGCGCAACCTCCTGCCATGCGCGCGCTTGGTAGTTGTCGGTACCACCCCGGAGGCGGCAGATACCATCGACGCCCGCATTAGCGCACGCGCCCTCGAAGGCTTTACCCGTTCTTTGGCTAAGGAGATGCGCAAGGGCGGCACTGTGAACCTGGTGTGGGTAGACCCCGCGGCCACCGCAGAGGTGGAATCCACGGTCCGCTTCTTTCTTTCCGGAAAGTCGGCTTTCGTGGATGGGCAGGTTGTGCGCGTCAGCGCCCAGGGACAGGTGCCTTCCGGACATAGCAGACATAGCAGTGGGACACAGAACTGGGAGCAGCCACTCGATGGGCGGCTTGCAGTGGTGACCGGTGCCGACCGCGGTATCGGCGCCACCATCGCGGAAGTGCTGGCGCGCGACGGTGCCAGCGTTATCTGTATCGACGTCCCACAGGCCAGCGAGCACCTGGCAAAGACCGCGAACAAGGTCAAAGGCACCGCGCTGCCTCTCGACGTCACTGACCCTCAGGCCGCGGACAAGATTGCCCAGCACGCCCAGGAGCGCCATGGCCGAGCTATTGACGTCATCGTTCACAACGCCGGCATTACCCGTGACAAGCTTATGGCCAATATGAATGAAGGCCAGTGGGATGCTGTCCTGGCCGTTAACCTTCTGGCGCCGGTGCGTATCACCGAAAACCTTCTGGAGTCTGGCTCCCTCGCGCCGGGTGCGGCCGTGGTCGGTGTGTCCTCCATGGCCGGCATCTCCGGTAACCGCGGCCAAACGAACTACGCCACCACCAAGGCCGGCATCATCGGGCTGGTCGACGCCCTGCGTCCCGTCCTCGCCGAGAACGGCTCCACCATCAATGCCGTGGCGCCGGGCTTCATTGAGACCGCCATGACCGCCGCGATGCCGACCGGCCCGCGCGAGATCGGCCGCCGTTTGAACTCACTGCAGCAAGGCGGCTTGCCTGTTGACGTCGCCGAGACCGTCGCTTTCTTCGCCTCGCCGGCCTCCGCGGCGGTAAGCGGCAACACCGTCCGCGTCTGCGGCCAGAACCTCATGGGAGCCTAA
- a CDS encoding MaoC/PaaZ C-terminal domain-containing protein, which produces MNVTTLNEIPDLPALYRSLMVGAVPIPGLGAGKRKVDDPQTAYRVAGVRVDTEHLARYCQATGLRLGNELPATYLYALAFPLAIKVMAAQDFPFPAVGVVHLSNRIEQIRPLRVDESCDITVHAENLRPHRKGLVIDMVTTYSVEGEEIWRQTSVFLGQGAKFTKDTPRQVKTRPEAERFLDFPGDEVGTPTATLRFSAESTRVYAAASGDKNPIHVSAVGAKLFGFPAPIAHGMYTHARMLSVLDGTLPGAVRISADFYKPVILPASTGVFVAPSVATNSEIGARTVALRKAKDPSSLHVACRVEPVD; this is translated from the coding sequence ATGAACGTCACCACACTCAACGAGATTCCAGATCTTCCTGCGCTCTACCGCAGCCTGATGGTAGGCGCGGTGCCCATCCCCGGGCTGGGGGCAGGCAAGCGCAAGGTCGACGACCCACAGACTGCTTACCGGGTCGCGGGAGTGCGCGTAGACACCGAGCACCTCGCACGATATTGCCAAGCCACGGGCCTGCGTCTGGGCAACGAGCTGCCCGCTACTTATCTCTACGCGCTGGCCTTCCCGCTCGCCATCAAGGTGATGGCCGCCCAGGACTTTCCTTTCCCCGCTGTGGGCGTGGTGCACCTGTCCAACCGTATTGAACAGATCCGCCCGCTGCGCGTCGACGAGAGCTGCGACATCACCGTGCATGCGGAAAACTTGCGACCGCACCGCAAGGGGCTGGTCATTGATATGGTGACCACCTACAGCGTGGAGGGGGAGGAGATCTGGCGCCAGACATCGGTCTTTCTAGGCCAAGGCGCGAAATTCACCAAGGACACCCCGCGGCAAGTGAAAACGCGCCCGGAGGCCGAGCGTTTCCTCGACTTCCCCGGCGATGAGGTGGGAACCCCCACGGCAACGCTGCGCTTTAGTGCCGAGAGCACTCGCGTCTATGCGGCGGCATCTGGCGATAAGAACCCCATTCACGTTTCCGCCGTGGGAGCCAAGCTCTTCGGCTTCCCCGCGCCCATCGCGCATGGCATGTACACGCACGCCCGTATGCTGTCGGTGCTCGACGGCACCCTTCCGGGTGCTGTTCGCATCAGCGCGGATTTCTACAAGCCCGTCATTCTTCCAGCGAGCACGGGAGTGTTTGTGGCTCCGAGCGTCGCCACAAACAGTGAGATCGGAGCCCGCACCGTTGCGTTGCGTAAGGCCAAGGACCCAAGCTCCCTCCACGTGGCGTGCCGGGTTGAGCCAGTGGACTAG